A window of Paenibacillus polygoni contains these coding sequences:
- a CDS encoding alpha-L-arabinofuranosidase C-terminal domain-containing protein, with protein sequence MSNFNEKLIAHYKFDNSAHVGEDSSGNGHDGKAMGTLKPEITRIAGRSAAQFPGGANGTSYIQLPSNLLADVSDNTGLTVTAWVNLGKGSNVWERIFDFGKGEQGPYAFLTRQLRGTLYAGDDLVVDPGRGFTAGEWMHIAFSVTGTEGGKLSSAGPVVYVNGEKVADGSISQTSSGTYAKLRSWFDTFTESSNYSQNYIGRSQYAADVDFTGSLSDFRIYRDGLTIDEVIEVMCESLTDEEIVKLAGDKYLSFPTKIVTKDITLPASLLGGKVQVSWNSSNPESLSHTGKVQSITSAEEITLRAVLSKGESTLSKHFEISVVPGHLPPYTVTIHGDQKVADISEVMYGLFYEDINNAADGGIYAELVQNRSFESFAFDTYSPESGECGCSTGRNRDPLFAWSGDTHLMNPQNKGGLNEHFGASDPEVNAYYVTVQNGATIRNRGFSDSNHHCAMSIKQGENYNFTIWAKADAPGNITVQLQDADHKPISEPFTLQVEGGGTWRKYGVQDQESIVLTGTGTALGQLVLTFEGDISIDMVSLTPQDVWGADPEEQGISASAHANYTGNPNYRLRKDLIQALADLHPTFLRFPGGCISEGSFIWENVYDWKDSVGPVELRKENYNVWGYMMTMGLGYMEYFQLAEDLNALPVPVMACGVLCQARSDYAHPAGGALREYYIKNFTDLIDFALSTDTEHNEWAQVRSSMGHPEPFDLRYLGVGNENWGNEFFANFEVFKASIDEYMKQNYPDHELHIISTVGAQADDDAYQQGWKFLSGNLTGSAQVAFADGKEVIEETVTWYENQKDYMDTIADEHYYRSNEYLLNNADRYNYYDRAYNADGSVDFKKTSKVFVGEYASTDKNTLAGAIAEAAIMTSFENNADVVRMAAYAPLFNKVLTDGTYRWTPDCIWFDDETVWFTPNYYVQQMFAKSVGEEVLRTSFGTYSKGKPVELIPHGGIEIATGNADILVKKVVVISNKDGRVLFEEDFREQEGPSEAWSLIPGSEGYTSMPGKGLLLKAQKSGLNGLYLMNDEWTNYKVQVEASRMKGEDGFYIGVGLTDISPEKKDVIEYAINYGGEATGVKVYKQGIEGYTLGDYSSSTAAGNLRAANYEPLDNEKDYVITVNYGGENGKNLICSYTDGEFTSKTLDYKLEAYNREVFHSVTRDAQNVYVKLVNADGVDKATRINLQNLTVQPNATLVTLNGEESVLHVPNVNKKNDEKITPKQQKIELQGDSVILQLPANSVSLLVMSI encoded by the coding sequence ATGAGCAATTTTAATGAAAAACTCATTGCACACTATAAGTTCGATAATTCAGCACATGTTGGGGAAGACAGCTCAGGAAATGGACATGATGGCAAAGCAATGGGCACGTTGAAACCTGAAATTACACGGATCGCCGGCAGATCCGCAGCTCAATTTCCAGGTGGAGCAAATGGAACTTCTTATATACAGCTTCCATCTAATTTACTAGCAGATGTAAGCGATAACACGGGTCTGACCGTGACAGCATGGGTTAATCTTGGTAAAGGTTCGAACGTTTGGGAACGAATTTTTGACTTTGGTAAAGGTGAACAAGGGCCTTATGCCTTTTTGACGCGTCAGCTAAGAGGGACTCTATATGCTGGAGATGATCTAGTCGTAGACCCAGGCCGGGGATTTACTGCCGGTGAATGGATGCATATTGCATTCTCGGTGACAGGTACAGAGGGTGGTAAACTGAGCAGTGCTGGTCCGGTTGTCTATGTGAACGGAGAAAAAGTCGCAGATGGTTCCATCAGTCAAACTTCCAGTGGAACGTATGCTAAGCTGCGCAGCTGGTTTGATACGTTTACCGAATCTTCGAATTACAGCCAAAATTATATTGGACGTTCTCAGTATGCAGCCGATGTGGACTTTACGGGTTCACTATCTGATTTTCGGATTTATCGGGATGGTCTGACGATCGATGAAGTGATTGAAGTTATGTGCGAATCATTGACGGATGAAGAGATTGTAAAACTTGCCGGAGATAAATATTTATCTTTTCCAACGAAGATTGTTACAAAAGACATAACACTCCCTGCTAGTTTACTAGGCGGTAAAGTACAAGTCAGCTGGAACTCAAGTAATCCCGAATCTCTATCTCATACAGGTAAAGTTCAGTCCATTACATCTGCTGAGGAAATCACACTCCGCGCGGTATTAAGTAAAGGAGAAAGTACGCTGAGCAAACATTTTGAGATTTCGGTCGTACCGGGGCATCTTCCGCCCTATACAGTAACGATTCACGGAGATCAAAAAGTCGCAGATATCAGTGAAGTGATGTATGGACTCTTTTATGAGGATATCAATAACGCAGCAGATGGCGGAATTTACGCTGAGCTGGTACAGAATCGTTCGTTTGAATCTTTTGCCTTCGATACGTATTCACCAGAATCAGGGGAATGCGGTTGTTCTACAGGCCGAAATCGTGATCCTTTGTTTGCGTGGTCCGGAGACACCCATCTGATGAACCCGCAAAATAAAGGCGGATTAAATGAACACTTTGGAGCCAGTGATCCAGAAGTGAACGCTTATTATGTAACAGTTCAAAATGGAGCAACGATTCGCAATCGTGGATTTTCGGATTCTAATCACCATTGTGCGATGTCGATTAAGCAGGGAGAAAACTACAACTTCACCATTTGGGCAAAAGCAGATGCTCCTGGTAATATAACCGTTCAATTGCAAGATGCGGATCATAAGCCGATCAGTGAACCGTTCACACTGCAAGTAGAAGGCGGGGGCACATGGAGAAAATACGGTGTGCAGGATCAAGAAAGCATTGTTCTTACAGGTACGGGAACGGCTCTTGGTCAGCTGGTTCTTACCTTTGAAGGTGATATTTCCATTGATATGGTGTCACTTACGCCGCAAGATGTGTGGGGAGCAGATCCAGAGGAGCAAGGGATATCCGCTTCAGCACACGCGAACTATACAGGAAATCCAAATTACCGATTGAGAAAAGATCTAATTCAAGCACTAGCTGACCTGCATCCTACATTTTTACGTTTTCCTGGCGGCTGTATCTCCGAAGGGTCTTTTATATGGGAGAATGTCTATGACTGGAAGGACTCCGTAGGCCCAGTTGAGCTGAGAAAAGAGAACTATAATGTCTGGGGTTATATGATGACGATGGGGCTTGGCTATATGGAATACTTCCAATTGGCTGAGGATTTGAATGCTCTTCCGGTTCCGGTTATGGCATGCGGTGTTCTGTGTCAGGCACGTTCTGATTATGCGCATCCGGCAGGCGGAGCTTTAAGGGAGTACTATATTAAGAACTTTACAGATTTAATCGACTTTGCGCTAAGTACCGATACGGAGCATAACGAGTGGGCACAAGTACGCAGCAGTATGGGACATCCAGAGCCTTTTGATCTTCGCTACCTTGGAGTGGGAAATGAGAACTGGGGAAATGAATTTTTCGCCAACTTTGAAGTGTTTAAAGCCTCAATTGATGAATATATGAAACAGAACTATCCAGATCATGAACTTCATATTATCTCTACGGTTGGTGCACAGGCCGATGATGATGCATACCAGCAAGGATGGAAATTCCTTAGCGGGAACCTTACCGGCTCAGCACAGGTGGCTTTTGCAGATGGTAAAGAGGTAATTGAGGAGACGGTAACCTGGTATGAGAATCAGAAGGACTACATGGATACCATTGCAGATGAGCACTACTATAGATCGAATGAATATCTCTTGAACAATGCGGATCGTTACAACTACTATGACCGTGCCTACAACGCGGATGGAAGTGTAGACTTTAAAAAGACATCTAAGGTATTTGTCGGGGAATATGCATCCACGGATAAAAATACACTGGCAGGGGCGATCGCTGAAGCTGCGATTATGACCAGTTTTGAAAACAATGCAGACGTTGTCCGCATGGCAGCCTATGCGCCGCTGTTTAATAAGGTGCTGACAGACGGTACGTACCGCTGGACCCCGGACTGCATCTGGTTTGATGATGAGACGGTGTGGTTTACACCGAATTATTATGTTCAGCAGATGTTTGCTAAGAGTGTAGGTGAAGAGGTGCTTCGCACATCGTTTGGTACCTACAGCAAAGGTAAGCCGGTAGAACTCATTCCGCATGGCGGAATCGAAATTGCTACTGGCAATGCCGATATTCTTGTGAAGAAAGTGGTTGTTATTTCGAACAAGGATGGCCGTGTTCTTTTTGAGGAAGATTTCCGGGAACAAGAGGGACCAAGTGAAGCATGGAGTCTCATTCCTGGATCGGAAGGCTATACATCGATGCCTGGCAAAGGATTGCTTCTGAAGGCGCAGAAGAGCGGCCTGAACGGGTTGTACCTGATGAATGATGAGTGGACCAACTACAAGGTGCAGGTAGAAGCAAGCCGGATGAAGGGTGAGGATGGATTCTATATTGGTGTAGGACTGACGGATATCTCGCCTGAGAAAAAAGATGTCATCGAGTATGCGATTAATTACGGCGGAGAAGCCACAGGAGTGAAAGTGTATAAACAAGGAATCGAAGGGTATACACTAGGTGATTATTCGTCGAGTACAGCAGCCGGGAACCTCAGAGCGGCAAATTATGAACCACTGGATAATGAGAAGGACTATGTAATTACCGTGAATTACGGCGGAGAGAATGGAAAAAATCTAATCTGCTCTTATACAGACGGAGAGTTCACTAGTAAAACGCTGGATTACAAGCTCGAAGCATATAATCGGGAGGTATTCCATTCGGTTACGAGAGATGCACAGAATGTATATGTGAAATTGGTAAATGCAGATGGTGTCGATAAGGCGACACGGATTAACTTGCAAAATCTAACCGTTCAGCCAAATGCAACACTGGTAACGCTAAACGGAGAAGAAAGTGTGCTTCATGTTCCGAATGTAAATAAGAAAAACGATGAAAAAATTACACCGAAACAGCAAAAGATAGAGTTGCAAGGAGATAGCGTTATACTTCAGCTTCCTGCGAATTCTGTAAGCTTGCTGGTGATGTCGATCTAG
- a CDS encoding HEAT repeat domain-containing protein gives MRYWSSQIASSFPDQKLIEPLAQLLTDKASDLRYAVIVALAEINDMRVLDVIKNAQKQEEETEVIELIEEIMSNLEI, from the coding sequence ATAAGGTATTGGAGTTCGCAAATAGCTTCTTCATTTCCTGACCAAAAACTAATTGAGCCACTTGCACAGTTACTAACAGACAAGGCGTCTGATCTAAGGTATGCGGTAATTGTAGCATTAGCTGAAATTAATGATATGAGGGTTTTAGATGTAATAAAAAATGCACAAAAGCAAGAAGAAGAGACTGAAGTGATTGAGCTTATAGAAGAAATTATGAGCAATTTAGAAATATAG
- a CDS encoding suppressor of fused domain protein: protein MNSYINFLESHLGEIEYGWNKDAEDNILPFHIVKYKRGPFSGTVTYSTLGLSKQKLISPTSKKEIRQELILVTYSNFGDKNIPGILQQVGLQAINNKVAYLRGDVIGPYGKMFQDFCLEALYSSIPVYFPETFQIFEVDGDLPIIQTWLFPITFNEAKFIKENGWDEFENRLVDLDPDLVDFKRQSIIR from the coding sequence ATGAATAGTTATATCAATTTTTTAGAAAGCCATCTAGGTGAAATTGAGTATGGATGGAACAAAGACGCTGAAGACAATATACTCCCTTTCCACATTGTAAAGTATAAAAGGGGACCGTTTTCTGGAACTGTAACTTATTCAACTTTAGGTTTAAGCAAACAGAAATTGATTTCCCCCACTTCAAAAAAAGAAATTAGACAGGAGTTAATATTGGTTACGTACTCTAATTTTGGAGATAAGAATATTCCTGGGATTCTACAACAAGTAGGATTACAAGCAATAAATAATAAAGTTGCTTATTTAAGGGGAGATGTAATAGGTCCATATGGAAAGATGTTTCAAGATTTTTGCTTAGAAGCGTTATATTCATCAATCCCTGTTTATTTCCCTGAAACTTTTCAGATTTTTGAAGTAGATGGTGATTTACCAATCATTCAAACATGGTTATTTCCAATTACATTCAATGAAGCAAAATTTATTAAGGAAAATGGGTGGGATGAATTTGAAAATAGACTAGTGGATCTTGATCCTGACTTAGTTGATTTTAAACGTCAAAGTATTATTCGATAA
- a CDS encoding ornithine--oxo-acid transaminase, producing MKTSADIMSQTERLGAHNYHPLPIVIHKAEGVWVEDQEGRRYMDMLSGYSALNQGHRHPRIIEALKRQADEVTLTSRAFYNAPLAELMEVLTKLTGKNKMLPMNTGAEAVETAVKAARRWAYRVKGVVPDQAEIIVCEGNFHGRTTTITSFSSEPDYKREFGPFTPGFVIIPYGDIDALKAAITRNTAAFLVEPIQGEAGIVIPREGYLREAREICDQEKVLLLADEIQTGFGRTGKRFACDWEKVVPDIYIMGKALGGGVLPVSAVAANDDILGLFEPGSHGSTFGGNPLASSVAIAALAVIEDEKLADRSLDLGKKMMKRLQAIHSQDIVTIRGRGLFIGIETKGSARPYCEKLMQLGLLCKETHENVIRLAPPLIISDQELEWAITQLEQVFT from the coding sequence ATGAAAACTTCAGCAGATATCATGTCACAGACCGAAAGGCTTGGTGCCCATAATTATCATCCACTTCCGATTGTAATTCATAAGGCGGAGGGGGTGTGGGTTGAGGACCAAGAGGGTCGGCGTTATATGGATATGCTCAGCGGGTACTCTGCTTTGAATCAAGGACATCGTCATCCTCGTATTATTGAAGCGCTCAAACGACAGGCAGACGAGGTAACGCTTACTTCAAGGGCTTTTTATAATGCGCCTCTTGCTGAACTAATGGAAGTCCTTACGAAGCTGACAGGGAAAAATAAAATGCTCCCCATGAATACAGGTGCAGAAGCAGTGGAGACTGCGGTGAAAGCGGCAAGGCGCTGGGCTTACCGTGTTAAGGGAGTGGTTCCTGATCAAGCAGAAATCATCGTCTGCGAAGGGAATTTTCATGGAAGAACAACAACCATTACATCTTTCTCATCAGAACCGGATTATAAAAGAGAGTTTGGACCTTTTACTCCGGGGTTCGTCATTATTCCTTATGGGGATATTGATGCATTAAAGGCTGCAATCACACGGAATACGGCAGCTTTTTTAGTAGAGCCTATTCAGGGTGAGGCTGGAATTGTCATACCAAGGGAAGGTTACCTGCGGGAAGCAAGAGAGATTTGTGATCAAGAGAAGGTGCTGCTCTTAGCCGATGAAATACAGACTGGATTCGGCAGAACAGGTAAGCGGTTTGCATGTGATTGGGAGAAGGTAGTTCCGGATATATACATTATGGGAAAAGCACTCGGGGGAGGGGTGCTGCCCGTATCTGCGGTTGCTGCAAATGATGATATTCTCGGACTATTTGAACCAGGATCTCACGGCTCAACTTTTGGGGGAAATCCACTGGCAAGCAGTGTCGCCATAGCTGCACTAGCTGTGATTGAAGATGAAAAGCTTGCAGATCGCTCTCTTGACCTTGGCAAGAAAATGATGAAGAGGTTACAAGCCATCCATTCTCAAGATATTGTAACCATTCGCGGGCGCGGGTTATTTATTGGCATCGAAACCAAAGGTTCAGCACGGCCGTACTGCGAGAAGTTAATGCAACTAGGTCTGCTGTGCAAAGAAACACATGAAAATGTGATTCGATTGGCTCCCCCGCTCATTATCTCTGACCAAGAACTGGAATGGGCAATCACACAACTGGAGCAGGTGTTTACGTAA
- a CDS encoding sensor histidine kinase — translation MVRYHLFTKMVLLIVIMLIPVVLLYSYSNKMTTNVVVSELNRSSSNQLAFFQSQVNTSIEELSSWPITLIHDPDIEGFEQQDLESEYLNLDLINHVKRIQNKLSIQESSSNWRSSLSLYSASMKRMITENDARTYDKKELENANLPGWQVQKVTTGNEERYLFSWYTSSPYSARDVVENARSIIKLEFDSTNIQDMLDKFKSNGRRDPFYYIPGTGTIYNRTADIDRSTELLKQLDFTEIKDVDYRTIELGEEVYSVHTVISPATGWYLIDYIPLTDVLAPIKNSNRLFYGAVACLLFMSFLAAYLLYVQVQIPVRDLMHGFQRLKIGDYSVRLKPKGRNEFSFLSERFNSMVIQIQELFEHVYLEQIQVREARLKQLQSQINPHFFYNCFSYITSMAKLGKTDAVVAMSHNLSRYYRYTTRQEKDLVPLKEEIAFVISYLKIQKMRMSRLDYVMEIPEEMMELLVPPLVLQPLIENAVIHGIERSADASFIRVSGFEDEGRLCLEVEDDGLGMNEEAMRLLQNQLTRPMDEHSGCGLWNVNQRVQLRYGERSYLTFGKSPMGGLKATIYIDNIKKG, via the coding sequence ATGGTTCGATATCACTTGTTTACGAAAATGGTACTTCTCATTGTAATTATGCTAATTCCTGTTGTGCTTTTATACAGTTACTCGAACAAAATGACAACAAACGTCGTTGTGAGTGAACTCAATCGATCCAGTAGTAATCAACTTGCTTTTTTTCAAAGTCAAGTGAATACAAGCATCGAGGAATTATCCTCTTGGCCTATTACATTAATCCATGATCCGGATATTGAGGGCTTTGAACAACAAGATTTGGAGAGTGAATATCTAAATTTGGATCTTATTAACCATGTGAAGAGAATCCAGAATAAGTTAAGTATTCAGGAGAGCTCTTCTAATTGGAGAAGCAGTTTGAGCTTATATTCAGCTTCTATGAAACGTATGATTACCGAGAATGATGCGAGAACCTACGATAAAAAAGAGCTGGAGAATGCCAATTTACCCGGTTGGCAGGTACAAAAAGTGACAACAGGAAATGAGGAGCGTTACCTCTTTTCTTGGTATACATCATCTCCATATTCAGCTAGAGATGTAGTGGAAAATGCGAGAAGTATTATCAAGCTTGAATTCGACAGTACTAATATCCAGGATATGCTGGACAAGTTCAAAAGTAACGGAAGGAGAGATCCTTTTTATTATATACCTGGGACAGGCACCATTTATAACCGCACAGCGGATATTGACCGGAGTACAGAACTATTGAAACAGCTCGATTTTACCGAAATAAAAGATGTGGATTACCGCACGATTGAGCTTGGTGAGGAAGTTTATAGTGTTCACACGGTGATATCGCCCGCAACAGGCTGGTATTTAATTGATTATATTCCGCTGACCGATGTGCTCGCTCCTATTAAGAACTCGAATCGGTTGTTTTATGGAGCGGTTGCCTGCCTATTATTTATGAGTTTCTTGGCAGCCTACTTGTTATATGTACAAGTGCAGATTCCAGTCAGAGATTTAATGCACGGCTTTCAGCGTTTAAAGATTGGAGACTATTCTGTCCGGCTTAAGCCAAAAGGACGGAATGAATTCAGCTTTTTATCAGAGCGTTTTAACTCTATGGTTATACAGATCCAGGAGCTGTTCGAACACGTATACCTAGAGCAGATCCAAGTACGCGAAGCAAGGCTGAAACAGCTGCAGTCTCAAATTAATCCTCATTTTTTCTATAATTGTTTTTCATATATTACGAGTATGGCGAAGCTTGGAAAAACAGATGCAGTGGTGGCGATGTCTCATAACCTTTCTCGTTATTATCGTTACACGACACGTCAAGAAAAGGATCTCGTTCCTTTGAAAGAAGAGATTGCTTTTGTCATTTCTTATTTAAAGATTCAAAAGATGAGAATGAGCCGTTTGGATTATGTGATGGAAATACCAGAAGAAATGATGGAACTGCTGGTTCCTCCGCTTGTCCTTCAGCCGCTGATCGAAAATGCCGTTATTCATGGAATTGAGAGGTCAGCAGATGCGTCTTTTATCCGCGTATCGGGATTTGAAGATGAGGGGCGTCTATGCCTCGAGGTCGAAGATGATGGGCTTGGAATGAATGAGGAGGCAATGAGGTTATTACAAAACCAGCTTACAAGACCTATGGACGAACACAGCGGTTGCGGGCTATGGAATGTGAATCAGAGAGTGCAGCTGCGGTATGGCGAGAGAAGTTATTTAACTTTTGGAAAATCTCCTATGGGTGGCCTGAAAGCAACGATCTATATAGATAATATAAAGAAGGGATGA
- a CDS encoding response regulator: MINVLLVDDETYVTESLEATIPWSELGISEVYRSDSAGGALELLAAHPVDILITDIRMPGMNGLELIEKASVLYPSLRSILLTGYGEFEYAKKAIQLGASDYIIKPVDDDDFIKSVKQAVQSIDEEGKQATKYQQLLYKRKSDYTLLRENLLRQLLMGDQIETERMIQLLHDYEIKLSYSSMTTMVLVHLHKGFMEHDEKTRVLMEYAIGNMAEEIFGETYDVWQGRTPHHCLLILLQSKDQHDLESGGSEFLQPKHLRPYIENFRSSVLAYLRGEVHVIVSRPCMFPQDISETYRRALNSVYLADRQMESGVVFIEGDNVSIESPSSKAAFEVLYRPPMLQQLLERKSWEAASQRLDEVFAIIEKNPVSREHMYEIYLAIVNSFLYITHQTGLRISELNAKGLEPHLVERMIHYPPLLKDYTEQILIKFQQAVSAPAEPKSHIVSQVKDMILQEEGIELTVKMIADRVFLHPVYLSKIFKAETGEGLSEYLIRTRLERALYLLKHTNKKIYEITAELGYQNPQYFSKLFKKHYGISPNEYREQ, translated from the coding sequence ATGATAAATGTACTGCTTGTAGATGATGAGACTTATGTGACAGAAAGTTTGGAAGCAACTATCCCTTGGAGTGAACTGGGGATCAGCGAAGTATATAGAAGCGATTCAGCAGGAGGCGCACTTGAGCTGCTTGCAGCTCATCCTGTCGATATTTTGATAACAGATATAAGGATGCCCGGTATGAATGGACTTGAGCTGATCGAAAAAGCGAGTGTACTGTACCCGAGTCTGCGTTCAATTCTACTAACGGGATATGGTGAGTTTGAATATGCGAAAAAAGCGATTCAATTAGGTGCATCGGATTATATTATCAAACCAGTAGATGATGATGATTTTATAAAAAGCGTGAAGCAGGCCGTTCAGTCCATTGACGAAGAAGGAAAACAAGCTACAAAGTATCAACAGTTGTTATATAAGCGTAAATCGGACTATACGCTCCTTAGAGAAAATTTACTCCGTCAACTTCTTATGGGTGATCAGATTGAGACCGAGAGAATGATCCAACTTCTACATGATTATGAGATTAAGCTTTCCTATTCATCTATGACAACGATGGTTCTTGTTCATTTACATAAAGGTTTTATGGAACATGATGAAAAAACGAGAGTGCTTATGGAGTATGCCATTGGTAATATGGCAGAAGAAATTTTTGGAGAAACATATGATGTCTGGCAAGGGAGAACACCGCACCATTGTCTATTGATCTTGTTACAGTCGAAAGATCAGCATGATCTAGAAAGTGGGGGATCAGAGTTTTTACAACCGAAACATCTTCGGCCCTATATTGAGAATTTTCGTTCCAGTGTATTGGCATATTTGCGAGGAGAGGTGCATGTCATTGTAAGTCGTCCATGTATGTTTCCGCAGGATATCAGTGAAACCTACAGACGCGCTTTAAACTCTGTCTATTTAGCGGACCGTCAGATGGAATCAGGTGTAGTATTTATCGAGGGAGACAATGTAAGTATAGAATCCCCATCATCAAAAGCTGCTTTTGAAGTATTGTACAGACCACCGATGCTGCAGCAACTTTTAGAACGAAAATCCTGGGAAGCTGCTTCACAGCGTTTAGATGAAGTGTTTGCCATTATCGAAAAAAATCCGGTCTCACGTGAGCATATGTATGAGATTTATCTAGCAATCGTTAATTCTTTTCTCTATATCACTCATCAAACAGGACTTCGGATCAGTGAATTGAATGCAAAGGGACTTGAGCCTCATTTGGTAGAACGAATGATTCACTACCCGCCGCTGTTAAAAGATTACACAGAGCAAATCCTTATAAAGTTTCAACAGGCAGTATCTGCCCCTGCAGAACCGAAAAGCCATATTGTAAGTCAGGTAAAAGATATGATTTTGCAAGAAGAAGGAATCGAATTAACAGTCAAAATGATAGCTGATCGTGTATTTCTTCATCCCGTGTACTTGTCGAAGATTTTTAAAGCCGAGACAGGAGAGGGACTGAGTGAATATTTGATTCGTACAAGGCTTGAACGAGCTTTATATCTGCTTAAACATACGAATAAAAAAATATATGAGATCACAGCTGAGCTTGGCTATCAAAATCCTCAATACTTTAGCAAACTGTTTAAAAAGCATTATGGGATATCCCCGAATGAGTATAGAGAGCAATAA
- a CDS encoding type 2 periplasmic-binding domain-containing protein: MARTWKSSSLAVLALTMVISAGLMGCSGKDSGDGSASAPANTENVYKEKYDPEVTISTAWGIDPTVTFKNGETIENSVATKWAKEELGININSLWSVTDTNGAFATKVRLSMSSRQNMPDIITIGSNESQLIQDLIESGIYGEVGDLFDKYASDTWKKAMEIDPTVWNSVTRDGKKMGIPVLDYAYNNDYILWIRQDWLDALNLKAPTTLDELEQVMDAFKNNNPSGLAPNKVIPLSIGFKNSMNTWMGDPSWVFGASGTLPQQWNVDENGKLEYGSVQPEMKAGLERLNNWFEKGYIPQEVALWDENKTAEPAVAGTAGIIPGPYWMSGWPLTDTVKNDPKAVWKPYAIPTGADGTAMRHGTNYASAVTLIKKDMEHPEAFFTYQNYMFDQFADPAAGSKHDFGLFEGYDYELDANGNQKRYDEIEGGYVNVLRYLLVRDGARIPDAQMKALLSLADGKEATTRLEREVQANYGLETPNAAKVLMSQEDISFKDMFTGPPTETMKSKLDYLNKIENQTFNEIIYGNKPVDSFDTFVETWKAGGGDKITEEVNTWYDSVK; this comes from the coding sequence ATGGCACGAACGTGGAAAAGTTCTTCACTTGCTGTCCTAGCATTAACGATGGTCATTAGTGCAGGCCTTATGGGTTGTTCAGGAAAAGATTCAGGTGATGGCAGTGCATCTGCACCGGCTAATACTGAAAACGTATACAAAGAAAAATACGATCCGGAAGTCACGATCTCCACTGCATGGGGAATTGATCCGACAGTCACATTTAAGAATGGGGAAACGATTGAAAATAGTGTCGCAACGAAATGGGCAAAAGAAGAGCTGGGAATTAATATCAACTCTCTATGGTCTGTAACTGATACGAATGGTGCTTTTGCAACAAAAGTAAGATTGTCGATGTCATCAAGACAGAATATGCCGGATATCATCACAATTGGATCTAATGAATCACAACTAATACAAGATCTAATTGAATCAGGTATTTACGGAGAAGTGGGCGACCTTTTTGATAAATATGCTTCAGACACTTGGAAAAAAGCAATGGAAATTGACCCAACGGTATGGAATTCAGTAACGCGTGATGGTAAGAAAATGGGGATTCCTGTTCTAGACTATGCGTACAACAATGATTACATCCTATGGATTCGTCAAGATTGGCTCGATGCACTAAACCTCAAAGCACCGACAACGCTTGATGAACTTGAACAAGTAATGGATGCCTTTAAGAACAATAACCCAAGCGGACTTGCACCGAATAAAGTAATTCCACTGAGCATTGGGTTCAAAAATTCAATGAACACTTGGATGGGCGATCCTTCCTGGGTCTTTGGGGCATCAGGTACGCTGCCTCAGCAATGGAATGTTGATGAAAATGGAAAACTAGAATATGGATCTGTACAGCCAGAGATGAAAGCAGGTCTTGAAAGATTAAACAATTGGTTTGAAAAAGGGTACATTCCACAAGAAGTAGCTCTATGGGATGAAAATAAAACAGCTGAGCCTGCTGTGGCTGGTACAGCTGGTATTATCCCTGGACCTTACTGGATGAGCGGCTGGCCGCTGACAGACACCGTGAAAAATGATCCAAAAGCAGTATGGAAACCATATGCAATACCAACGGGAGCAGATGGTACAGCAATGCGCCATGGAACAAACTATGCTAGTGCTGTGACTCTTATTAAGAAAGATATGGAACATCCAGAAGCATTCTTTACTTACCAGAACTACATGTTTGACCAGTTTGCAGATCCGGCAGCAGGAAGTAAACATGATTTCGGTTTATTTGAAGGATATGACTATGAACTCGATGCAAATGGCAACCAGAAGAGATACGACGAGATTGAAGGCGGCTATGTAAACGTGCTTCGTTATCTACTTGTTCGTGATGGTGCACGGATACCAGATGCACAGATGAAAGCTCTCCTAAGTCTCGCAGATGGTAAGGAAGCAACTACAAGACTAGAACGTGAAGTGCAAGCGAACTATGGCCTTGAAACTCCGAATGCTGCGAAGGTGCTTATGTCGCAAGAAGATATTTCATTCAAAGATATGTTCACAGGTCCACCTACCGAAACCATGAAATCAAAACTTGACTATCTTAATAAAATTGAGAATCAAACATTCAATGAAATTATTTACGGTAACAAACCTGTAGACTCTTTTGATACTTTTGTAGAGACCTGGAAAGCTGGAGGCGGAGACAAAATTACAGAAGAAGTGAACACATGGTATGACAGTGTCAAATAA